The Doryrhamphus excisus isolate RoL2022-K1 chromosome 1, RoL_Dexc_1.0, whole genome shotgun sequence genome includes a window with the following:
- the LOC131131811 gene encoding uncharacterized protein LOC131131811 isoform X1, with product MQLFQLREFGVKLLEELQRQQNSAQFCDALLQTEGISVPVHSCVLAALSPYLSQQLAATPSPPFGQKRRLPLHGLNTHTLLKMVGLLYSGEVQVNERDAKDVMAAVHKFGMTPLVERRGTRKEVEPREIEMRDAQVQARVRDAVENRSPVSTEAQWENQPLTPERVTVPPQSILPDLHQSITHPTSNTNISHDASTDSGRVPTRGGQDTGGENMPEDENANSAPRRSANIAKKNLAKMEQLHKKQISVKVTLRRNKSKTKGHTWEVVSMQEDEQTMSFASLSQEDSNLQQKEVADIQPASSTAHPPPKSATPPSRPDATPNPSHRSHRTPPHQPEQLDCDGPAGEYEEQLEKMLEDIMKGLNILPNVGVPEGEAGHRKMLADVPAPQCPSERNLGIESEQPSAHRAQDQLDRERVPGYDPGGLVVRQQGLTGDLSAEESVGQTDGSVHIEACHSRLIPHRSSADSALVPGSDEGVQNRHYSSFQDKHPPQNPRFLSALASNPNDNQPWSLLSLPCVDDLRLPRCLSPIDPFTSLAVDQPVTDIKQQLSWLTNPWLTEQSGLLHFPFADGEHKRPPRWNPRPMRCLDHQQSRPWSRPPPNRVCQTVAERKSYPTRMKRTAVRKQGVGKDGPASPKKRRVHTDDDVADAAGSVHYGIKLEQGMRFCSVSLAQNNILAKERNMSSQGVQSRSVGLPNASQARVRTRRAARRTRTPEPQESTSDGKPTARRRAKVPPLKRKRGWAPKTPTVPLVISKGQTKEPNHSIKMEPDNGTGKPKCQSTSQTAAAVMPVPSEKSTAAETTPDNHNHQQGNSQGSSPGDGEERPHPNDQDPAATRSAEIPVCKQDDEEMEVDVLRCSPDKVPLVRQRENSNPLHHTDVTSEEEDEIDVIG from the exons ATGCAGTTATTCCAATTGCGGGAATTCGGTGTGAAGCTTCTTGAAGAGCTCCAGAGGCAGCAAAACAGTGCACAGTTCTGCGATGCACTTTTGCAAACTGAGG GTATCTCCGTACCCGTCCACAGCTGTGTCCTAGCAGCACTGAGCCCATACCTGTCTCAGCAGTTAGCAGCCACCCCGTCCCCTCCTTTCGGACAGAAGCGCCGGCTCCCACTTCACGGTCTGAACACCCACACCCTACTGAAGATGGTCGGTCTCCTCTACTCGGGAGAAGTGCAGGTGAACGAAAGGGATGCGAAGGATGTGATGGCTGCCGTCCACAAGTTTGGGATGACACCCCTTGTGGAAAGACGCGGGACCAGAAAGGAGGTGGAACCCAGAGAGATTGAAATGCGAGATGCACAAGTGCAGGCCCGCGTGAGAGATGCTGTGGAAAATAGGAGTCCTGTATCTACGGAGGCCCAGTGGGAAAATCAACCTCTGACCCCAGAGCGTGTCACTGTTCCACCCCAAAGCATCCTGCCAGACTTGCACCAGTCTATAACGCATCCCACCTCAAATACAAACATCTCCCATGATGCATCTACTGATTCCGGCCGTGTGCCGACTCGAGGTGGGCAAGACACGGGTGGCGAGAACATGCCGGAAGATGAAAATGCCAACTCGGCACCGAGGAGGTCCGCCAATATCGCAAAGAAGAACCTGGCCAAGATGGAGCAGTTGCACAAGAAGCAGATTTCTGTCAAG GTGACGCTGAGGAGGAACAAGAGCAAGACAAAAGGACACACATGGGAAGTGGTGTCCATGCAAGAAGATGAGCAGACGATGTCGTTTGCTTCCTTGTCTCAG GAAGACTCCAACCTCCAACAGAAAGAAGTGGCCGACATCCAGCCCGCATCCTCCACGGCCCATCCACCCCCCAAGTCCGCAACACCTCCATCCCGCCCCGACGCCACGCCTAACCCATCACACCGCAGCCATCGCACCCCCCCACACCAACCGGAGCAGCTTGACTGTGACGGCCCCGCAGGAGAATACGAAGAGCAGTTAGAGAAGATGTTGGAGGACATCATGAAGGGCCTGAACATCCTGCCCAACGTGGGGGTTCCAGAGGGTGAGGCGGGTCACCGGAAGATGCTTGCTGATGTACCGGCACCGCAATGCCCGTCTGAGCGGAACCTCGGGATTGAAAGCGAGCAGCCGTCGGCACACAGAG CTCAGGACCAGCTCGACCGTGAACGTGTTCCAGGCTACGACCCCGGTGGCCTGGTGGTCCGTCAGCAAGGACTGACGGGGGATCTCTCCGCTGAGGAATCAGTGGGGCAGACCGATGGCTCGGTCCACATTGAGGCCTGTCATAGCCGTTTGATTCCCCACAGAAGCTCTGCAGACTCAGCTTTAGTCCCGGGTTCTGATGAGGGAGTACAGAATCGACACTACTCGTCATTCCAGGACAAGCATCCTCCGCAGAACCCGCGCTTCTTATCGGCTCTAGCTTCCAATCCAAATGACAACCAGCCCTGGTCTTTGCTTTCCTTGCCCTGCGTGGATGATTTGCGACTTCCGAGGTGCCTTTCTCCGATAGACCCGTTCACCTCGTTGGCAGTCGATCAGCCCGTCACCGACATCAAGCAGCAGTTGTCTTGGTTGACAAACCCGTGGCTCACTGAGCAGTCGGGACTTCTACATTTCCCTTTTGCTGACGGGGAACACAAAAGGCCACCTCGATGGAACCCAAGGCCGATGCGATGCCTGGACCATCAGCAGAGCAGACCCTGGAGCAGACCACCTCCAAACCGTGTGTGCCAAACTGTCGCAGAAAGGAAGTCCTACCCTACTAGGATGAAGAGAACTGCGGTACGGAAACAGGGTGTCGGGAAGGACGGTCCCGCATCTCCGAAAAAGCGGCGGGTGCACACTGATGACGATGTAGCAGATGCTGCTGGTTCAGTCCATTACGGGATCAAACTTGAGCAAGGCATGAGGTTCTGTTCGGTTAGTTTGGCACAAAACAACATCCTGGcaaaggaaagaaatatgtccTCCCAGGGAGTCCAAAGCAGGAGCGTCGGACTTCCCAACGCTAGCCAAGCTCGCGTCAGGACCAGGAGAGCCGCCAGAAGAACAAGAACTCCAGAGCCGCAAGAGAGCACCTCGGATGGAAAACCCACAGCCAGAAGACGCGCTAAAGTCCCTCCCTTGAAGAGGAAACGAGGGTGGGCGCCAAAGACCCCCACCGTCCCTCTCGTCATTTCAAAGGGCCAAACCAAGGAGCCGAACCATTCAATCAAGATGGAGCCCGACAACGGCACGGGGAAGCCGAAGTGCCAAAGTACGAGCCAAACGGCGGCGGCGGTGATGCCGGTTCCATCAGAGAAGAGTACGGCGGCTGAGACGACACCTGATAATCACAATCACCAGCAGg GCAACAGCCAAGGTTCCTCTCCCGGTGACGGCGAGGAACGTCCACACCCGAATGATCAGGACCCCGCCGCCACCAGGTCAGCAGAGATCCCCGTCTGCAAACAAGACGACGAGGAAATGGAGGTGGATGTTCTGCGGTGCTCTCCGGATAAAGTGCCTCTCGTCAGGCAGCGTGAGAATTCTAATCCGCTCCATCACACCGACGTCACCtcagaagaggaggatgaaatCGATGTGATTGGATGA
- the timm10 gene encoding mitochondrial import inner membrane translocase subunit Tim10 yields the protein MDPMKAQQLAAELEVEMMADMYNRMTNACQRKCVPPLYKEAELTKGECVCLDRCVAKYLDLHERLGRKLTELSVQDEDMMRKAAVGSR from the exons ATGGATCCCATGAAAGCGCAGCAGTTAGCGGCAGAGCTGGAAGTGGAGATGATGGCTGATATGTACAACCG GATGACCAACGCCTGCCAAAGGAAGTGTGTCCCCCCGCTTTACAAAGAGGCGGAGCTGACCAAGGGCGAGTGTGTGTGCTTGGACCGCTGCGTGGCCAAGTACCTGGACCTCCACGAGAGACTGGGCCGCAAGCTGACTGAGCTCTCCGTCCAGGATGAGGACATGATGAGGAAAGCGGCCGTGGGCAGTAGATAA
- the unc93b1 gene encoding protein unc-93 homolog B1, which yields MAAMDVQQEFKDADEILAPPNGPMNEMLDVGQEEQMEEFLGPQAEYNEEEEERKYYRRKRLGVIKNVVAASIGAMMVYSVYMGLLQMQLILHYDTTYREVKYSNLGLEDIDRMMQRGINVTPVVALLYTPVLIRFLGTKWMMFLASGIYAFFVSTNYWERYYTLVPSAVAIGVAIVPLWASLGNYITRMAQQYYEYVNYKEEHVQDQKKIPKGACHKYIIIFHSVFSLIFHLSFIFAEFPTCFFLNDHLLNNDHDTYNVQKCGATVQGVIPGFNTTVLKTLPSSMLLIKVESVLMGFAFLSMIIFLVLCGAAYRPTEEIDLRSIGWGNIFQLPFKHLRDYRLRLLCPFFIYSGLEVLFAITGLTLSYGVCTLGLKKLCLLIMVYGCSCSVFSSLSLGLLRLPRWTCLTGGAAVHFVLLVVLMVFSPTPQNLKYEAPLLVISILWGLGTALNKTGVSTLLGILYAEEKERLDFVYTIYYWLQAVAIFIVYLWSKLPMRAKLAILLTTLLLACYCYWVMERRLAKKVRHRLPRIPRPRHKVKGYRYLEEGNSDESDSERSEEDDEKDVEHVEEEEQSANEMGAEDTENERHDGEATGADSLRPRRKRAEGQQQHREEDGHVKEGHRG from the exons ATGGCGGCAATGGACGTCCAGCAGGAGTTTAAAGACGCCGATGAGATTCTAGCGCCCCCCAATGGCCctatgaatgaaatgctggacGTGGGGCAGGAAGAGCAG ATGGAGGAGTTTCTGGGCCCGCAGGCAGAATAcaacgaggaagaggaggagagaaaaTACTACAGACGGAAGAGATTAGGAGTCATCAAAAATGTGGTTGCAGCCAGTATCGGAGCCATGATGGTGTACAGCGTGTACATGG GGTTGCTGCAGATGCAGCTCATCCTCCATTATGACACGACCTACCGGGAAGTCAAGTACAGCAACCTGGGTCTGGAGGACATTGATCGTATGATGCAGAGGGGCATCAACGTCACGCCCGTCGTGGCCCTGCTTTATACACCTGTTCTcatcag GTTTCTAGGAACAAAGTGGATGATGTTCCTCGCTTCAGGAATCTATGCCTTTTTTGTCTCCACCAATTACTGGGAGCGCTACTACACTCTGGTTCCCTCCGCCGTCGCCATCGGCGTGGCCATCGTGCCTTTGTGGGCCTCCCTCGGAAACTACATCACGAG GATGGCACAGCAGTACTACGAATACGTCAACTACAAGGAGGAGCACGTGCAGGACCAGAAGAAGATTCCCAAAGGAGCGTGCCACAAATACATCATCATTTTCCACTCGGTCTTCAGTCTCATCTTCCAT CTGAGCTTCATCTTTGCTGAGTTCCCCACGTGCTTCTTCCTCAACGACCACCTGCTCAACAACGACCACGATACCTACAACGTCCAAAAGTGCG GAGCCACAGTCCAAGGTGTGATTCCTGGATTTAATACCACCGTGCTGAAAACTCTCCCAAGCTCCATGCTGCTGATCAAAGTGGAGAGCGTTCTCATGGGCTTCGCCTTCCTTTCCATGATCATT TTCCTCGTGCTGTGTGGCGCCGCCTACCGCCCGACGGAGGAGATCGACCTCCGCAGCATCGGCTGGGGAAACATCTTCCAGCTTCCTTTCAAGCATCTCAGGGACTACCGCCTACGACTGCTCTGCCCTTTTTTCATCTACAGCGGACTTGAGGTCCTCTTTGCCATCACCGGCCTGACTTTG TCCTACGGCGTCTGCACGCTGGGTCTAAAGAAGCTGTGTCTCCTCATCATGGTCTACGGATGTTCTTGCTCCGTCTTCTCCTCCCTGTCCCTCGGCCTTCTGCGTCTCCCGCGATGGACGTGTCTTACGGGAGGCGCCGCCGTGCATTTTGTGCTTTTGGTGGTCCTCATGGTTTTTTCCCCGACTCCCCAAAACCTTAAATACGAGGCCCCTCTGCTGGTCATCTCCATCCTGTGGGGACTCGGCACGGCCCTGAACAAGACTGGAGTCAGCA CCTTGCTTGGTATTTTGTATGCCGAGGAGAAAGAACGCCTGGACTTTGTCTACACCATCTATTACTGGTTGCAGGCCGTCGCCATCTTTATTGTATATCTCTGGTCCAAGCTGCCGATGAGG GCCAAACTTGCCATCCTGTTGACTACGttactgctagcatgctactgcTACTGGGTGATGGAGCGCCGCCTCGCCAAGAAAGTACGCCACAGACTGCCCCGCATCCCTCGGCCAAGACACAAG GTGAAAGGCTATCGCTACCTGGAAGAAGGCAACTCGGATGAGTCGGACTCGGAGAGAAGCGAAGAGGATGACGAAAAGGATGTGGAGCACGTCGAGGAAGAGGAGCAGTCGGCAAACGAGATGGGAGCGGAGGACACGGAGAATGAACGCCATGATGGCGAAGCCACAGGAGCTGACTCGCTCAGGCCCAGGAGGAAGAGGGCGGAggggcagcagcagcacagaGAGGAGGACGGCCATGTGAAGGAGGGCCATAGAGGGTGA
- the LOC131131811 gene encoding uncharacterized protein LOC131131811 isoform X2 has protein sequence MVGLLYSGEVQVNERDAKDVMAAVHKFGMTPLVERRGTRKEVEPREIEMRDAQVQARVRDAVENRSPVSTEAQWENQPLTPERVTVPPQSILPDLHQSITHPTSNTNISHDASTDSGRVPTRGGQDTGGENMPEDENANSAPRRSANIAKKNLAKMEQLHKKQISVKVTLRRNKSKTKGHTWEVVSMQEDEQTMSFASLSQEDSNLQQKEVADIQPASSTAHPPPKSATPPSRPDATPNPSHRSHRTPPHQPEQLDCDGPAGEYEEQLEKMLEDIMKGLNILPNVGVPEGEAGHRKMLADVPAPQCPSERNLGIESEQPSAHRAQDQLDRERVPGYDPGGLVVRQQGLTGDLSAEESVGQTDGSVHIEACHSRLIPHRSSADSALVPGSDEGVQNRHYSSFQDKHPPQNPRFLSALASNPNDNQPWSLLSLPCVDDLRLPRCLSPIDPFTSLAVDQPVTDIKQQLSWLTNPWLTEQSGLLHFPFADGEHKRPPRWNPRPMRCLDHQQSRPWSRPPPNRVCQTVAERKSYPTRMKRTAVRKQGVGKDGPASPKKRRVHTDDDVADAAGSVHYGIKLEQGMRFCSVSLAQNNILAKERNMSSQGVQSRSVGLPNASQARVRTRRAARRTRTPEPQESTSDGKPTARRRAKVPPLKRKRGWAPKTPTVPLVISKGQTKEPNHSIKMEPDNGTGKPKCQSTSQTAAAVMPVPSEKSTAAETTPDNHNHQQGNSQGSSPGDGEERPHPNDQDPAATRSAEIPVCKQDDEEMEVDVLRCSPDKVPLVRQRENSNPLHHTDVTSEEEDEIDVIG, from the exons ATGGTCGGTCTCCTCTACTCGGGAGAAGTGCAGGTGAACGAAAGGGATGCGAAGGATGTGATGGCTGCCGTCCACAAGTTTGGGATGACACCCCTTGTGGAAAGACGCGGGACCAGAAAGGAGGTGGAACCCAGAGAGATTGAAATGCGAGATGCACAAGTGCAGGCCCGCGTGAGAGATGCTGTGGAAAATAGGAGTCCTGTATCTACGGAGGCCCAGTGGGAAAATCAACCTCTGACCCCAGAGCGTGTCACTGTTCCACCCCAAAGCATCCTGCCAGACTTGCACCAGTCTATAACGCATCCCACCTCAAATACAAACATCTCCCATGATGCATCTACTGATTCCGGCCGTGTGCCGACTCGAGGTGGGCAAGACACGGGTGGCGAGAACATGCCGGAAGATGAAAATGCCAACTCGGCACCGAGGAGGTCCGCCAATATCGCAAAGAAGAACCTGGCCAAGATGGAGCAGTTGCACAAGAAGCAGATTTCTGTCAAG GTGACGCTGAGGAGGAACAAGAGCAAGACAAAAGGACACACATGGGAAGTGGTGTCCATGCAAGAAGATGAGCAGACGATGTCGTTTGCTTCCTTGTCTCAG GAAGACTCCAACCTCCAACAGAAAGAAGTGGCCGACATCCAGCCCGCATCCTCCACGGCCCATCCACCCCCCAAGTCCGCAACACCTCCATCCCGCCCCGACGCCACGCCTAACCCATCACACCGCAGCCATCGCACCCCCCCACACCAACCGGAGCAGCTTGACTGTGACGGCCCCGCAGGAGAATACGAAGAGCAGTTAGAGAAGATGTTGGAGGACATCATGAAGGGCCTGAACATCCTGCCCAACGTGGGGGTTCCAGAGGGTGAGGCGGGTCACCGGAAGATGCTTGCTGATGTACCGGCACCGCAATGCCCGTCTGAGCGGAACCTCGGGATTGAAAGCGAGCAGCCGTCGGCACACAGAG CTCAGGACCAGCTCGACCGTGAACGTGTTCCAGGCTACGACCCCGGTGGCCTGGTGGTCCGTCAGCAAGGACTGACGGGGGATCTCTCCGCTGAGGAATCAGTGGGGCAGACCGATGGCTCGGTCCACATTGAGGCCTGTCATAGCCGTTTGATTCCCCACAGAAGCTCTGCAGACTCAGCTTTAGTCCCGGGTTCTGATGAGGGAGTACAGAATCGACACTACTCGTCATTCCAGGACAAGCATCCTCCGCAGAACCCGCGCTTCTTATCGGCTCTAGCTTCCAATCCAAATGACAACCAGCCCTGGTCTTTGCTTTCCTTGCCCTGCGTGGATGATTTGCGACTTCCGAGGTGCCTTTCTCCGATAGACCCGTTCACCTCGTTGGCAGTCGATCAGCCCGTCACCGACATCAAGCAGCAGTTGTCTTGGTTGACAAACCCGTGGCTCACTGAGCAGTCGGGACTTCTACATTTCCCTTTTGCTGACGGGGAACACAAAAGGCCACCTCGATGGAACCCAAGGCCGATGCGATGCCTGGACCATCAGCAGAGCAGACCCTGGAGCAGACCACCTCCAAACCGTGTGTGCCAAACTGTCGCAGAAAGGAAGTCCTACCCTACTAGGATGAAGAGAACTGCGGTACGGAAACAGGGTGTCGGGAAGGACGGTCCCGCATCTCCGAAAAAGCGGCGGGTGCACACTGATGACGATGTAGCAGATGCTGCTGGTTCAGTCCATTACGGGATCAAACTTGAGCAAGGCATGAGGTTCTGTTCGGTTAGTTTGGCACAAAACAACATCCTGGcaaaggaaagaaatatgtccTCCCAGGGAGTCCAAAGCAGGAGCGTCGGACTTCCCAACGCTAGCCAAGCTCGCGTCAGGACCAGGAGAGCCGCCAGAAGAACAAGAACTCCAGAGCCGCAAGAGAGCACCTCGGATGGAAAACCCACAGCCAGAAGACGCGCTAAAGTCCCTCCCTTGAAGAGGAAACGAGGGTGGGCGCCAAAGACCCCCACCGTCCCTCTCGTCATTTCAAAGGGCCAAACCAAGGAGCCGAACCATTCAATCAAGATGGAGCCCGACAACGGCACGGGGAAGCCGAAGTGCCAAAGTACGAGCCAAACGGCGGCGGCGGTGATGCCGGTTCCATCAGAGAAGAGTACGGCGGCTGAGACGACACCTGATAATCACAATCACCAGCAGg GCAACAGCCAAGGTTCCTCTCCCGGTGACGGCGAGGAACGTCCACACCCGAATGATCAGGACCCCGCCGCCACCAGGTCAGCAGAGATCCCCGTCTGCAAACAAGACGACGAGGAAATGGAGGTGGATGTTCTGCGGTGCTCTCCGGATAAAGTGCCTCTCGTCAGGCAGCGTGAGAATTCTAATCCGCTCCATCACACCGACGTCACCtcagaagaggaggatgaaatCGATGTGATTGGATGA